One region of Metallosphaera sedula DSM 5348 genomic DNA includes:
- a CDS encoding methylated-DNA--[protein]-cysteine S-methyltransferase, translated as MIRYGTYMSPFGPITLVSEDEKIVMLDFCKCAEESLVDNNSFVGLFKKLDNYFQGKRTDFDDIPIRLNTNSFRMRVYKEVRKVKWGEVVTYKDIAEAVGTSPRAVGVALSKNPILLLIPCHRVVAENGLGGYSRGVELKRKLLELEGSLIKVPSIK; from the coding sequence ATGATAAGATATGGGACATACATGAGCCCCTTTGGCCCTATTACCTTGGTTTCGGAAGATGAAAAGATAGTTATGCTGGATTTTTGTAAGTGCGCCGAAGAAAGCCTAGTGGATAACAATAGTTTTGTAGGTCTCTTCAAAAAACTTGACAATTATTTCCAGGGTAAGAGGACTGACTTCGACGATATACCAATCAGGCTTAACACGAACAGCTTCAGGATGAGGGTTTACAAGGAGGTGAGGAAAGTGAAATGGGGTGAAGTAGTTACTTATAAGGATATAGCGGAGGCTGTAGGAACTTCACCTAGGGCAGTGGGGGTTGCACTGTCGAAGAATCCAATTTTACTACTAATTCCTTGCCATAGGGTTGTAGCTGAAAACGGCTTAGGTGGTTATTCCAGGGGTGTAGAGCTGAAAAGGAAACTTCTGGAACTTGAGGGTAGCTTAATCAAAGTACCCTCAATAAAATGA